A genomic stretch from Spiroplasma endosymbiont of Clivina fossor includes:
- the atpG gene encoding ATP synthase F1 subunit gamma — protein MPQDFRIKNRIQTINTIGKISRALQLVSTAKLKKASKRIQEIRPYSEEMYDVFHHIISNTNDSIYLQKDGGSHLRTVWIIINSNIGLCAGYNYNIHKLVIPKIKKSDLLIVIGAKGISYYQNRDYNVISSYSNLDLNFEYHQAQEIGFQVLSMFNNKEIERIKLVYTKFINSISFQPTVLQLLPIAKINAQQNSLFEFEPDAQTVLETTILLYLNTIIYSAISESQVSEQASRRLAMENATNNANELKDNLTLQYNRSRQAKITQEIAEIIAAADSTN, from the coding sequence ATGCCCCAAGATTTTCGGATTAAAAATCGTATTCAAACAATTAATACGATTGGTAAAATTTCTCGTGCTTTACAATTAGTATCAACAGCAAAATTGAAAAAAGCTAGTAAAAGAATTCAAGAGATTAGACCTTATAGTGAAGAAATGTATGATGTTTTTCATCATATTATTAGTAATACTAATGATTCCATATATTTACAAAAAGATGGTGGGTCCCATCTCCGAACAGTATGAATTATTATTAATTCTAATATTGGTCTTTGTGCTGGTTATAACTATAATATTCATAAATTAGTCATCCCGAAAATTAAAAAAAGTGATTTATTAATTGTAATTGGTGCGAAAGGGATTAGTTATTATCAAAATCGTGATTATAATGTCATTAGTAGTTATTCTAATTTAGATTTAAATTTTGAATATCATCAAGCACAAGAAATTGGCTTTCAAGTTTTAAGTATGTTTAATAATAAAGAAATTGAACGGATTAAATTAGTTTATACAAAATTTATTAATAGTATTTCGTTTCAACCAACAGTATTGCAATTGTTACCGATTGCTAAAATTAATGCTCAGCAAAATTCATTATTTGAGTTTGAGCCGGATGCGCAAACGGTATTAGAAACAACAATTTTACTATATTTAAATACTATTATTTATAGTGCCATTAGTGAATCACAAGTATCGGAACAAGCATCAAGAAGGTTAGCAATGGAAAATGCTACTAATAATGCTAATGAGTTGAAAGATAATTTAACATTGCAATATAATCGTTCTCGTCAAGCTAAAATAACGCAAGAGATTGCGGAAATTATTGCTGCGGCTGATAGTACAAATTAG
- the atpF gene encoding F0F1 ATP synthase subunit B, with amino-acid sequence MLLSNLAIFYKIEQENIINQLFPNVWVFIAHILATVVLLVVLGFFLYKPFKQLMRKRRNIIKDLIDDAIRKQTQATKYETEANSLLKDSKMQSQQIIDDAKVEALTQRQEIINQASIEAKLIDEQSQRDILKERIKAEENIRQEIIDVAFNMAQNILEKEIDREQNEVLIADFINELD; translated from the coding sequence ATGTTGTTAAGTAATTTAGCAATTTTTTATAAAATTGAACAAGAAAATATTATTAATCAATTATTTCCTAATGTGTGGGTATTCATTGCTCATATTTTGGCAACTGTTGTTTTATTAGTTGTTTTAGGTTTTTTTCTTTATAAACCTTTTAAACAATTAATGCGAAAGCGAAGAAATATTATTAAAGATTTAATTGATGATGCGATTAGAAAACAAACGCAAGCCACAAAATATGAAACAGAAGCTAATTCGTTGTTAAAGGATTCTAAAATGCAATCACAGCAAATTATTGATGATGCTAAAGTGGAAGCTTTAACGCAAAGACAAGAAATTATTAATCAGGCGAGCATTGAGGCGAAGTTAATTGATGAACAATCGCAAAGAGATATTTTAAAAGAACGGATTAAAGCGGAAGAAAACATTCGTCAAGAGATTATTGATGTTGCTTTTAATATGGCGCAAAATATTTTGGAAAAAGAGATTGATCGTGAACAAAATGAAGTTTTGATTGCTGATTTTATTAATGAATTGGATTAG
- a CDS encoding transposase family protein, with protein MFSGKKRQHSLKSQIIIDLFNNKIISVDFCYGSTHDYKLFLKSNTLINPKLELIADSGYQGLQNVHKNTLLPIKKSKNNPLNPDKKEYNSFLSKVRIVIEHVFVRLKRFKILVYRYRNKIRRFGLRFNLISGIYNFELS; from the coding sequence TTATTTTCTGGTAAGAAAAGGCAACATTCATTAAAATCGCAAATAATTATTGATTTATTTAACAATAAAATTATTTCAGTAGATTTTTGTTATGGCAGTACTCATGATTATAAGTTATTTTTAAAATCAAATACACTTATAAATCCAAAATTAGAATTAATTGCCGATTCAGGATATCAAGGTTTGCAAAATGTTCATAAAAATACATTATTGCCAATTAAAAAGAGTAAAAATAATCCTTTAAATCCAGATAAAAAGGAATATAATAGCTTTTTAAGTAAAGTTAGAATTGTCATTGAACATGTTTTTGTTAGATTAAAAAGATTTAAAATACTAGTTTATCGTTATCGCAATAAGATTAGAAGATTTGGATTACGATTTAACTTAATTTCAGGAATATATAATTTTGAATTAAGCTAG
- a CDS encoding transposase family protein: MKFKKNNQISDKNFLRLTGIKHTTFNKMLEILKIEELKKRFRRGRTNKLSLENRILMTLEYWREYRTYFHIAKSYDISESSCYRNIKWIEDTLIKHPNFQQLTGQKSLLKDYFKDKTVIIDVTESQIQRPKKDKNSTTQEKRKNTQ; encoded by the coding sequence ATGAAATTTAAAAAAAATAATCAAATAAGTGATAAAAATTTTTTAAGATTAACTGGTATTAAACATACTACTTTTAATAAAATGCTAGAAATTTTAAAAATAGAAGAATTAAAAAAGAGATTTCGTCGCGGAAGAACCAATAAATTATCATTAGAAAATCGTATTTTAATGACTTTAGAATATTGAAGAGAATATAGAACTTATTTTCATATTGCAAAAAGTTATGATATTAGTGAAAGTAGTTGTTATAGAAATATCAAATGAATTGAAGACACTTTAATAAAACACCCTAATTTTCAACAACTTACTGGTCAAAAATCACTATTAAAAGATTATTTCAAAGATAAGACTGTTATAATTGATGTAACTGAAAGCCAAATCCAACGCCCAAAAAAAGACAAAAACAGCACTACTCAGGAAAAAAGAAAAAACACACAATAA
- a CDS encoding transposase family protein gives MKTQVIIEKDSKKIISSDFSYGKNHDFKILKDSKIKFLPETTVLVDLGYQGIQKINHNVLIPKRKSKKNPLNKEEKQNNERISKMRIVIENVFAILKKFKIISEKYRNRRKRFALRFNLIASIYNLQLLV, from the coding sequence ATAAAAACACAAGTTATAATTGAAAAAGATAGTAAAAAAATTATTAGTTCTGATTTTTCTTATGGTAAAAACCATGACTTTAAAATTTTAAAAGATTCAAAAATTAAATTTTTACCAGAAACAACTGTTTTAGTGGATTTAGGTTATCAAGGCATACAAAAAATTAATCATAATGTTTTAATTCCTAAAAGAAAATCAAAGAAAAACCCTTTAAATAAAGAAGAAAAGCAAAATAATGAGCGAATTTCAAAAATGAGAATTGTTATTGAAAATGTTTTTGCTATACTTAAAAAATTTAAAATTATTAGTGAAAAATATCGAAATCGTAGAAAAAGATTTGCTTTAAGATTTAATTTAATAGCTTCAATTTATAATTTACAACTATTAGTTTAA
- a CDS encoding F0F1 ATP synthase subunit delta, with product MIQNWAWALLKLGQEEKQLDIMSKQSIHLIKLFFEYPRIIDILSTHNLEKQKQRKIIDKIFQDKANDIFVNFFKLLIDRNNFRQVRLILKVFRNLCNERANVFYGIVFSTIKLQQEVIDKIEKKIGKILQQKVELVNKIDLSLIAGIKVKVQDQIFDGSIKGRLLAMKRNIENK from the coding sequence ATGATTCAAAATTGAGCATGAGCACTATTAAAGTTAGGACAAGAAGAAAAGCAACTTGATATTATGTCTAAACAGTCAATTCATTTAATTAAATTGTTTTTTGAATATCCCCGAATTATTGATATTTTGTCAACTCATAATTTAGAAAAACAAAAACAAAGAAAGATTATTGATAAAATTTTTCAAGATAAAGCTAATGATATTTTTGTTAATTTTTTTAAATTATTAATTGATCGCAATAATTTTCGGCAAGTAAGATTAATTCTTAAAGTGTTTCGTAATCTGTGCAATGAAAGAGCAAATGTTTTTTATGGGATTGTTTTTTCAACGATAAAATTGCAACAAGAAGTTATTGATAAAATTGAGAAGAAAATTGGAAAAATTTTACAACAAAAAGTGGAATTAGTTAATAAAATTGATCTTAGTTTAATTGCGGGTATAAAAGTAAAAGTTCAAGATCAAATTTTTGATGGTTCAATAAAAGGACGGTTATTAGCGATGAAACGAAATATTGAAAATAAGTAA
- a CDS encoding MG406 family protein, which yields MKNINWKYEKQIMIVLGLLIFIGLLVTIIFSIINWLSWSLITGFVTTSIFSLLNYLLLIFLTSYTIQRGQSINKLGIKLLFLLRVLLYLIPVLIIMLFNEYFNIFSSIFGLILAFLATLIVNMYNALIEKRNLKDES from the coding sequence ATGAAAAATATTAATTGGAAATATGAAAAACAAATAATGATTGTTTTAGGGTTATTAATTTTTATTGGACTCTTAGTAACAATAATTTTTTCTATAATTAATTGATTGTCTTGAAGTTTAATTACTGGTTTTGTTACAACAAGTATTTTTAGTTTATTAAATTATTTGTTATTAATTTTTTTAACTTCGTATACAATCCAACGCGGTCAATCAATTAATAAATTAGGAATAAAGCTACTTTTTTTATTGCGAGTATTATTATATTTAATTCCTGTTTTGATTATTATGCTATTTAATGAATATTTTAATATTTTTAGTAGTATTTTTGGTTTAATACTTGCTTTTCTTGCAACTTTAATTGTTAATATGTATAATGCTTTGATAGAAAAGAGGAACTTGAAGGATGAATCTTAA
- the atpA gene encoding F0F1 ATP synthase subunit alpha: MSFKVNEIADVIKSQIKHYGKKMELSEEGSVISVGDGIAVLHGLDKAMLGELLLFDNDVYGMVLNLEEDAVGVVLMGDDTYIKEGDAVKRTKQVVETVVGDELLGRVVNALGQPIDGKGAIKSKKKRPVERIAPGVMTRQSVDESLQTGILAIDAMIPIGKGQRELIIGDRQTGKTAIAIDTILNQQGKDVNCVYVAIGQKSSTVAQIVERLKQTGAMSYTTIVAAGASELAPLQYLAPYTGITIAEEWMEQGKDVLIVYDDLSKHAIAYRTMALLLRRPPGREAYPGDVFYLHSRLLERAARLNKDNGSITALPIIETQAGDISAYIPTNVISITDGQIFLTSQLFNGGIRPAVDLGLSVSRVGSAAQIKAIKQVAGTLKLELAQYNELQAFAQFGSDLDEMTKRVLEHGQRAIDILKQTQYSPLSQTNQAILLLAINLRRIQWVPLDKILLFKENIINYFKNNKEAHKIYQELKKVKAFSKELKSKVDTEIIKVVYHLVSKIDKYEITSYGTKEQWELLLIQGKIKVKKGRH; the protein is encoded by the coding sequence ATGTCATTTAAGGTAAATGAAATTGCTGATGTAATTAAAAGTCAAATTAAACATTATGGTAAAAAGATGGAATTAAGTGAAGAAGGTAGTGTTATTAGCGTCGGTGATGGAATTGCTGTGCTTCATGGTTTAGATAAAGCGATGCTGGGTGAATTATTACTTTTTGATAATGATGTTTATGGCATGGTTTTAAACTTAGAAGAAGATGCTGTCGGTGTTGTTTTAATGGGTGATGATACTTATATTAAAGAAGGCGATGCTGTTAAACGCACGAAACAAGTTGTTGAAACTGTTGTTGGTGATGAGTTACTAGGAAGAGTTGTTAATGCCTTAGGGCAACCGATTGATGGTAAAGGAGCGATTAAAAGTAAAAAGAAACGCCCTGTTGAAAGAATTGCCCCGGGGGTTATGACACGACAATCAGTTGATGAATCATTACAAACAGGTATTTTAGCAATTGATGCGATGATTCCTATTGGTAAGGGACAACGAGAATTAATTATTGGTGATCGCCAAACTGGTAAAACCGCCATTGCGATTGATACGATTTTGAATCAACAAGGGAAAGATGTTAATTGTGTTTATGTTGCCATTGGTCAAAAATCTTCTACTGTTGCACAAATTGTGGAACGATTAAAACAAACGGGAGCAATGAGTTATACGACAATTGTTGCTGCTGGGGCCAGTGAATTAGCACCATTACAATATTTAGCACCATATACGGGTATTACTATTGCTGAGGAATGAATGGAACAAGGGAAAGATGTTTTAATTGTTTATGATGATTTAAGTAAGCATGCGATTGCATATCGGACAATGGCCTTGTTGTTACGAAGACCACCAGGAAGAGAAGCATATCCGGGTGATGTTTTTTACTTGCATTCACGATTATTGGAACGAGCAGCAAGGTTAAATAAAGATAATGGTTCAATTACAGCGTTACCAATTATTGAAACGCAAGCTGGTGATATTTCAGCTTATATTCCGACAAATGTTATTTCTATTACGGATGGTCAAATTTTTTTAACTAGTCAATTATTTAATGGGGGGATTCGCCCTGCTGTTGATCTTGGACTTTCAGTTTCGCGAGTTGGTAGTGCTGCTCAAATTAAGGCCATTAAGCAGGTTGCGGGAACATTAAAGTTAGAATTAGCCCAATATAATGAATTACAAGCTTTTGCCCAATTTGGTTCGGACTTAGATGAGATGACAAAAAGGGTTTTAGAACATGGCCAACGAGCAATTGATATTTTAAAACAAACACAATATAGTCCATTATCACAAACTAATCAGGCAATTTTATTATTAGCAATTAATTTACGAAGAATTCAATGAGTTCCTTTAGATAAGATTTTATTGTTTAAAGAAAATATTATTAATTATTTTAAAAATAATAAAGAAGCTCATAAGATATATCAAGAATTAAAAAAGGTTAAAGCCTTTTCTAAAGAGTTAAAAAGTAAAGTTGATACGGAAATTATTAAAGTAGTTTATCATTTAGTTAGTAAAATTGATAAATATGAAATTACTAGTTATGGGACAAAAGAACAATGAGAATTGTTATTGATTCAAGGTAAAATTAAAGTTAAAAAAGGTCGTCATTAA
- the atpD gene encoding F0F1 ATP synthase subunit beta, translated as MKKVEKQKHNEGKVIQILGPVIDIRFSHNNLPNLYNAVEIDNHGEKLVVEVMQALGDDIVRTISMGPTEGLTRGLKAMDTGKAIMVPVGKETLGRIFNVLGEPLDGSIIPKGTRRMPIHRVAPSYEEQSTTAEILETGIKVIDLLVPYARGGKIGLFGGAGVGKTVLVQELINNIAKEHGGISVFAGVGERTREGNDLYYEMIEANVINKTALVFGQMNEPPGARMRVALTGLTMAEYFRDEQNQDVLLFIDNIFRFTQAGSEVSALLGRMPSAVGYQPTLATEMGALQERITSTKKGSITSVQAIYVPADDLTDPAPATTFSHLDARTVLDRSIAALGIYPAIDPLSSSSRLLDPEVVGQEHYQVARKVQQILQRFKELQDIIAILGMEELSDEDKLLVNRARKIRNFLSQSFSVAEKFTGMKGSYVPIAKTIQGFKEILAGKHDKLPEQAFLFVGSIEEAVLRLKN; from the coding sequence ATGAAAAAAGTTGAAAAACAAAAGCATAATGAAGGTAAAGTTATTCAAATTTTAGGACCAGTTATTGATATTCGTTTTTCGCATAACAATTTACCTAATTTGTATAATGCCGTGGAAATTGATAATCATGGTGAAAAATTAGTTGTTGAAGTAATGCAAGCATTAGGCGATGATATTGTGAGAACAATTTCAATGGGACCAACAGAAGGATTAACTAGAGGTTTAAAAGCGATGGATACTGGAAAAGCAATTATGGTTCCTGTAGGAAAAGAAACTTTAGGAAGAATTTTTAATGTTTTAGGTGAACCGTTAGATGGCTCAATAATTCCCAAAGGAACGCGAAGAATGCCGATTCATCGTGTTGCTCCGAGTTATGAAGAACAAAGTACAACAGCGGAAATTTTAGAGACAGGAATAAAAGTGATTGATTTGTTAGTTCCATATGCTCGTGGTGGTAAGATTGGTCTTTTTGGTGGCGCTGGTGTTGGTAAAACGGTTTTGGTGCAAGAATTAATTAATAACATTGCTAAAGAACATGGTGGAATTTCTGTTTTTGCTGGTGTTGGTGAACGAACTCGTGAAGGGAATGATTTGTATTATGAAATGATTGAAGCTAATGTTATTAATAAAACGGCATTAGTTTTTGGACAAATGAATGAACCTCCGGGTGCAAGAATGCGAGTGGCATTAACAGGATTAACAATGGCTGAGTATTTTCGTGATGAGCAAAATCAAGATGTGTTATTGTTTATTGATAATATTTTTCGTTTTACTCAGGCTGGAAGTGAAGTTTCGGCTTTATTAGGAAGAATGCCTTCAGCAGTGGGCTATCAGCCAACTTTAGCAACAGAAATGGGAGCTTTACAAGAAAGAATTACTTCAACAAAGAAAGGTTCAATTACATCGGTACAAGCAATTTATGTTCCCGCTGATGATTTAACCGATCCGGCTCCAGCAACTACTTTTAGTCATTTAGATGCGAGAACGGTATTAGATCGTAGTATTGCGGCTTTAGGGATTTATCCAGCGATTGACCCTTTAAGTTCTTCTTCACGATTATTAGATCCAGAAGTTGTTGGTCAGGAACATTATCAAGTTGCTAGAAAAGTGCAACAAATTTTACAAAGATTTAAAGAATTACAAGATATTATTGCAATTTTGGGAATGGAAGAATTATCGGATGAAGATAAATTGCTTGTTAATCGTGCTAGAAAGATTCGGAATTTTTTATCCCAGTCATTTTCGGTTGCTGAAAAATTTACGGGAATGAAAGGTAGTTATGTTCCGATAGCAAAAACGATTCAAGGTTTTAAAGAAATATTAGCTGGTAAACATGATAAATTACCAGAACAAGCGTTTTTATTTGTTGGTAGCATTGAAGAGGCGGTGCTAAGGCTAAAGAATTAG
- a CDS encoding F0F1 ATP synthase subunit epsilon → MAIKLKIITPLGIFFDDVVEIVTVKTTEGYIGILEHHIPIVANLEIAQMFVKQHKKTYKLLISSGILYSTKKEVKILTDYIEYDDKAKNNLLQLAKDRHTKITNF, encoded by the coding sequence ATGGCGATAAAACTAAAAATTATAACACCATTAGGAATTTTCTTTGATGATGTTGTTGAAATTGTAACTGTTAAAACTACTGAAGGTTATATCGGAATTTTAGAACATCATATTCCTATTGTTGCTAATTTAGAAATAGCACAAATGTTTGTTAAACAACATAAAAAAACTTATAAGTTACTTATTTCTTCGGGAATATTATATTCAACAAAGAAAGAAGTTAAAATTTTAACTGATTATATTGAATATGATGATAAAGCGAAAAATAATTTATTACAGTTAGCAAAAGATCGGCATACTAAGATAACTAATTTTTAG
- the atpE gene encoding ATP synthase F0 subunit C, with the protein MMTVEIINSINTVGAILASGDASSSWGKFIGAGIAVLGCFGAGIGQGYAAGKAAEAVGRNPEANGKIRTMLIIGCAIAETGAIYSLVIALILIFVA; encoded by the coding sequence ATGATGACTGTGGAAATAATAAATAGTATTAATACTGTTGGAGCGATTTTGGCTAGTGGTGATGCCTCATCCTCATGGGGCAAATTTATTGGAGCAGGGATTGCTGTTTTAGGTTGTTTTGGTGCGGGGATTGGTCAAGGATATGCTGCTGGTAAAGCTGCTGAGGCAGTAGGAAGAAATCCAGAAGCTAATGGTAAGATTAGAACAATGTTAATTATTGGTTGTGCTATTGCAGAAACTGGTGCTATTTATAGTCTTGTTATTGCATTAATTTTAATATTTGTTGCGTAA
- a CDS encoding transposase family protein: MKFKKNNQISDKNFLRLTGIKHTTFNKMLEILKIEELKKRFRRGRTNKLSLENRILMTLEYWREYRTYFHIAKSYDISESSCYRNIKWIEDTLIKHPNFQQLTGQKSLLKDYFKDKTVIIDVTESQIQRPKKDKNSTTQEKRKNTQ; encoded by the coding sequence ATGAAATTTAAAAAAAATAATCAAATAAGTGATAAAAATTTTTTAAGATTAACTGGTATTAAACATACTACTTTTAATAAAATGCTAGAAATTTTAAAAATAGAAGAATTAAAAAAGAGATTTCGTCGCGGAAGAACCAATAAATTATCATTAGAAAATCGTATTTTAATGACTTTAGAATATTGAAGAGAATATAGAACTTATTTTCATATTGCAAAAAGTTATGATATTAGTGAAAGTAGTTGTTATAGAAATATCAAATGAATTGAAGACACTTTAATAAAACATCCTAATTTTCAACAACTTACTGGTCAAAAATCACTATTAAAAGATTATTTCAAAGATAAGACTGTTATAATTGATGTAACTGAAAGCCAAATCCAACGCCCAAAAAAAGACAAAAACAGCACTACTCAGGAAAAAAGAAAAAACACACAATAA
- a CDS encoding F0F1 ATP synthase subunit A: MYASFELWDPWKLVPQITTIILTTLIITIITLIYFLKVKKLDPKLEPQGLVLIVELCVKGVENLIISILGPSFKWLTLYFLYLLSYIIVGNLLAIVGFESQMTSYTTTFAMGLVTFIGIYIFGIKFQRLAFFKRYLNPLELLTQFVPLVSISFRLFGNILGGSIIMALLYQFSDLISRQVPIIGQVNFLAGFLAPFFHFYFDIFFGVIQAVIFSILTLVYWKLEIGDEKSGSKEGAINTREADG, encoded by the coding sequence ATGTATGCAAGTTTTGAATTATGAGATCCGTGGAAACTTGTTCCACAAATAACAACGATTATTTTAACAACTTTAATAATTACTATAATTACTTTAATATATTTTTTAAAAGTAAAAAAACTTGATCCTAAACTTGAACCACAAGGATTAGTATTAATTGTGGAACTTTGTGTTAAAGGTGTTGAAAATTTAATTATTAGTATTTTAGGACCGAGTTTTAAATGATTAACATTATATTTTTTATATTTGTTGTCATATATTATTGTTGGTAATTTGTTAGCAATTGTTGGCTTTGAATCACAGATGACATCGTATACAACAACATTTGCGATGGGATTAGTGACATTTATAGGGATTTATATTTTTGGCATTAAATTTCAAAGATTAGCTTTTTTTAAACGATATTTAAATCCATTAGAATTATTAACGCAATTCGTGCCGTTAGTTTCCATTTCATTTCGACTTTTTGGAAATATTTTAGGTGGCAGTATTATTATGGCGTTGTTGTATCAATTTAGTGATTTAATTTCCCGACAAGTCCCAATTATTGGTCAAGTGAATTTTTTAGCAGGATTTTTAGCACCATTTTTTCATTTTTACTTTGATATCTTTTTTGGTGTTATTCAAGCGGTTATTTTTTCAATTTTAACATTAGTTTATTGAAAATTAGAAATTGGTGATGAAAAATCCGGTAGTAAAGAAGGTGCTATTAATACGCGTGAAGCTGATGGATAA
- the upp gene encoding uracil phosphoribosyltransferase — MALFIIKHPLIDDKLTRLRKKDTNSKIFKENVNEITRLMAYEVFQDLKLQEISIETPMVATTGKKIAQDIILVPVLRAGLGMVDEILGLVPNAKIGHIGIYRDEESLQPKKYLEKKPNNVENSYTVILDPMLATGGTAIAAIDIVKQWKVSHNIKFICLLAAPEGIAKLEKAHPDINIYTAAVDEKLNENGYIVPGLGDAGDRYFDTQ; from the coding sequence ATGGCACTATTTATTATTAAACATCCTTTAATTGATGATAAGTTAACAAGATTACGAAAAAAAGATACCAATAGTAAGATTTTTAAAGAAAATGTTAATGAAATTACGCGATTAATGGCTTATGAAGTTTTTCAGGATTTGAAGTTACAAGAAATTTCAATTGAAACACCAATGGTGGCTACTACTGGTAAGAAAATTGCTCAAGATATTATTCTTGTTCCGGTTTTAAGGGCGGGTTTAGGAATGGTTGATGAAATCTTAGGATTGGTTCCTAATGCTAAAATTGGTCATATTGGTATTTATCGTGATGAAGAATCTTTGCAACCTAAGAAGTATTTAGAAAAAAAACCTAATAATGTGGAAAATAGTTATACAGTAATTTTAGATCCAATGCTAGCAACGGGTGGCACGGCAATAGCTGCAATTGATATTGTTAAACAATGAAAAGTATCACATAATATTAAGTTTATTTGTTTATTAGCTGCCCCCGAGGGAATTGCAAAACTGGAAAAAGCCCATCCTGATATTAATATTTATACAGCAGCAGTTGATGAGAAGCTTAATGAAAATGGTTATATTGTTCCGGGTCTTGGTGATGCAGGAGATCGCTATTTTGATACACAGTAG
- a CDS encoding 4'-phosphopantetheinyl transferase superfamily protein: MIKGVGIDIVSIKRIQLKKSFINKVLHLEEINYLQAIKSATEKKQFLAGRWALKEALYKAINNVNEVLIFCEVNIQLVNKQLQWIGFEHNSWLSISHEKEYAVGMAILTL, translated from the coding sequence ATGATTAAAGGTGTGGGAATTGATATTGTTAGCATTAAAAGAATACAATTAAAAAAATCATTTATTAATAAAGTATTACATTTAGAAGAAATTAATTATTTACAAGCAATTAAAAGTGCAACCGAAAAAAAACAATTTTTAGCAGGAAGATGAGCATTAAAAGAAGCATTGTATAAAGCAATAAATAATGTTAATGAGGTTTTAATTTTTTGTGAAGTTAATATTCAATTAGTAAATAAACAATTACAATGGATTGGATTTGAACATAATAGTTGATTATCGATTAGTCATGAAAAAGAATATGCTGTTGGCATGGCAATATTAACATTATAA
- a CDS encoding IS1/IS1595 family N-terminal zinc-binding domain-containing protein, with protein sequence MEKIIQELVNTLTDDQFLEFYEKVKQQAELIKKQKRLNEIDQKFRAQGIKCPKCESYHCVKNGHNSEGKQKYLCKNCHASFDAFRNHFIYWSHLNYEQWNLLIQISLLGQSSKTISRFIKTTLKTAWYNRQKLMKSKQLENTQLKFKKLSGKIQIDETFIKEIHKGNFKYKTDPRRIHLDPFATNTKCCIQMAVDNNNNIYVKSTNTKRLQKQWVIENMNKELINENSIITSDMQKLYFLVAKQTNSTLCVTKTTINPEASYCNLKIKSVNYNLVLKKP encoded by the coding sequence ATGGAAAAAATAATTCAAGAACTAGTAAATACTTTAACAGATGATCAATTTTTAGAATTTTATGAAAAAGTCAAACAACAAGCAGAATTAATAAAAAAACAAAAACGGTTAAATGAAATTGATCAAAAATTTAGAGCGCAAGGTATTAAATGCCCTAAATGTGAATCTTACCATTGCGTTAAAAATGGACATAATTCAGAAGGAAAACAAAAATATTTATGTAAAAATTGCCATGCAAGTTTTGACGCTTTTCGTAATCATTTTATTTATTGAAGTCATTTAAATTATGAACAATGAAATTTATTGATTCAAATTTCATTGCTGGGGCAATCTAGTAAAACAATTTCTCGTTTTATTAAAACTACATTAAAAACTGCTTGATATAATCGTCAAAAATTAATGAAATCAAAACAATTAGAAAATACCCAATTAAAATTTAAAAAATTATCTGGTAAAATCCAAATCGATGAAACATTTATTAAAGAAATCCATAAAGGAAATTTCAAATATAAAACTGATCCACGAAGAATTCACCTTGACCCATTCGCAACTAATACTAAATGCTGTATTCAAATGGCAGTTGATAATAATAATAATATTTATGTTAAATCCACAAACACCAAACGTTTACAAAAACAATGAGTTATTGAAAATATGAACAAAGAATTAATTAACGAAAATTCAATTATTACTTCTGATATGCAAAAATTATATTTTTTAGTAGCAAAACAAACAAATTCTACTTTATGTGTAACTAAAACAACAATTAATCCTGAAGCTAGTTATTGTAACTTAAAAATAAAATCAGTAAATTACAATCTAGTCTTAAAGAAGCCTTAA